Proteins encoded together in one Monomorium pharaonis isolate MP-MQ-018 chromosome 8, ASM1337386v2, whole genome shotgun sequence window:
- the LOC105840360 gene encoding translation initiation factor eIF-2B subunit alpha, whose protein sequence is MDREEICQYFISIIKNEKDISAGMAAIRTLLNVLKHSKSETVQELRVCLQEAIDAMRSTETPVTAIASGSELFLRFITLATLDTRSIAECKGIMLERGKVFYDKLVAARGKVAKVAAHFITDGSTILTHSKSRVVLQAMKEAAASKKIFDVYVTSTSPDNNGEEMCQSLIKLGISCTVILDSAVGYVMEHVDMVMVGAEGVAESGGVINKIGTYTMAICAKEMKKPFYVLTESFKFARIYPLNQVDLPNEFKYTSSTLNKNLKKEHPLVDYTPPHYISLLFTDLGILTPSAVSDELIKLYL, encoded by the exons ATGGACAGAGAAG aaatatgtCAGTACTTTATcagcattattaaaaatgagaaagaCATTTCCGCTGGCATGGCTGCCATTCGTACTTTACTCAATGTATTGAAACATTCTAAAT CGGAAACAGTTCAAGAGCTTCGGGTCTGTTTACAAGAGGCAATTGATGCTATGCGTTCCACAGAAACTCCAGTCACTGCAATTGCCTCAGGAAGCGAATTGTTTCTCCGTTTTATTACATTAGCAACACTGGATACACGG tcAATAGCAGAGTGCAAAGGAATCATGTTGGAAAGAGGCAAAGTATTCTATGACAAATTAGTTGCAGCACGAGGGAAAGTAGCCAAGGTAGCAGCACACTTTATTACTGATGGCTCG acAATACTCACACATTCAAAATCGAGAGTAGTGCTGCAGGCAATGAAGGAAGCTGCAGCgagtaagaaaatatttgatgTGTATGTCACGTCAACATCACCCGACAACAACGG AGAAGAGATGTGCCagagtttaataaaattgggaATATCGTGTACAGTGATATTGGATTCCGCAGTGGGATATGTTATGGAGCACGTAGACATGGTGATGGTCGGAGCAGAAGGTGTCGCGGAAAGCGGCGGTGTGATCAATAAG ATAGGTACATATACAATGGCCATATGCGCGAAAGAGATGAAGAAACCATTTTACGTACTGACAGAAAGCTTCAAATTTGCAAGAATTTATCCTTTAAATCAAGTAGATTTACCTAATGAATTTAAG TATACATCCAGTACTTTAAACAAGAATTTGAAAAAGGAGCATCCTTTGGTAGATTATACTCCGCCTCATTACATCAGCCTATTGTTTACGGATTTGGGAATTCTAACACCGTCGGCCGTTAGTGACGAACTCATTAAATTGTACTTGTAA